In Sulfuracidifex metallicus DSM 6482 = JCM 9184, a single window of DNA contains:
- a CDS encoding nucleotidyltransferase domain-containing protein, with product MGRSNFLDKDLIFDKERENIFHVITNYDTRNFGFVFAMLKYKRDGKGLWRGYNRVLKNYGVHNLVKNPQNFMYQPCLDASFPVVYTSQIGLHLTPEDGLDKVMKGKVDEDLTNVVLSIVDKIGTKGVGVGGSILAGTYHSKSDVDLIIYGKDRSLDVYYQLNELGTDNEWIEETSRNYELPVDQVLYLYDRKRRGILNGVKVSINFVDISSYKLCNELCESFYPVNDVSLYVEEGQVEALFYPARVKVSGNIEEGKIDEIISYEGIYSSLLFKGGKMRVDGVLIKCENRNMVIIGDRKFRGNIRRFV from the coding sequence ATGGGACGAAGTAATTTCTTGGACAAAGATCTGATATTCGACAAGGAAAGAGAGAACATATTTCACGTTATTACTAATTACGACACGAGGAATTTTGGGTTTGTTTTCGCTATGCTTAAGTACAAGAGAGACGGCAAAGGACTATGGAGGGGCTATAATAGAGTTTTAAAGAATTACGGAGTACATAATTTGGTTAAAAACCCTCAAAACTTCATGTACCAGCCTTGTCTGGACGCAAGCTTTCCTGTCGTTTATACGTCTCAAATAGGTTTGCATCTAACTCCTGAAGACGGTTTGGATAAAGTAATGAAAGGAAAGGTGGACGAAGACCTAACAAACGTAGTTTTATCCATAGTAGATAAAATAGGCACAAAAGGGGTAGGTGTGGGAGGTTCAATCTTAGCTGGGACATATCATTCTAAATCTGACGTTGATTTGATAATATATGGTAAGGATAGATCTTTGGACGTTTATTATCAATTGAATGAATTAGGGACAGACAACGAATGGATAGAAGAAACCTCACGCAACTACGAATTGCCCGTAGATCAAGTCTTGTATCTTTATGATAGAAAAAGACGGGGCATTTTAAACGGTGTGAAAGTATCTATAAACTTTGTAGACATCTCTTCTTACAAGCTGTGTAATGAGCTGTGTGAAAGCTTCTATCCAGTTAATGATGTTTCCCTTTATGTAGAGGAAGGTCAAGTGGAGGCACTCTTTTATCCTGCTCGAGTTAAAGTAAGCGGAAACATAGAGGAAGGGAAAATTGACGAAATCATTTCATACGAAGGGATATACTCATCTCTCTTGTTCAAAGGAGGAAAAATGAGGGTAGACGGAGTTCTCATCAAATGTGAGAACAGGAACATGGTGATAATAGGTGACCGCAAGTTTAGAGGAAACATTAGAAGATTTGTGTGA
- a CDS encoding triphosphoribosyl-dephospho-CoA synthase, translated as MTASLEETLEDLCDEISLILSSSSLKEAYINKPGNASRKKDIKTVSYLELQESASYLSQTYKKVCMMGYLGKNKPIFSLLRPEKFRNALGGEFALFGSALLLLPIAFVSTQVSDISEMRSKLSQFIMTLDVNEGKEFIRALRYMNPSYKGKIDGEMDIEKIANNISLYDILVFSSDFDEIARNMVNGYYLTFIGYSYLIEKKCETFEQNVRRAFLKILSYQPDTLIMKKYGAYVSLKISKMASKIADCPTCGDIENLDRYMTDAGFNPGSTADIIASSIALYDLERWYRNKISSGIWLPLPKGCNRAGK; from the coding sequence GTGACCGCAAGTTTAGAGGAAACATTAGAAGATTTGTGTGACGAGATATCACTAATTCTATCTAGCTCCTCATTGAAAGAGGCATACATAAACAAGCCCGGAAACGCCTCTAGAAAAAAGGATATAAAGACAGTGAGTTATCTCGAGCTACAGGAAAGCGCATCTTACCTTAGTCAGACTTACAAGAAGGTTTGCATGATGGGATATTTAGGTAAGAATAAGCCTATTTTCTCGCTCTTAAGACCAGAGAAATTTAGAAACGCATTAGGGGGCGAGTTTGCTCTTTTCGGATCAGCTTTACTCTTGCTTCCTATAGCTTTCGTGTCTACTCAAGTTTCAGATATTAGTGAAATGAGAAGCAAGTTATCCCAATTTATTATGACCCTTGACGTGAATGAAGGTAAGGAATTCATCAGAGCTTTGCGTTATATGAATCCTTCATACAAGGGCAAAATAGATGGAGAGATGGATATAGAAAAAATAGCTAATAATATTTCATTGTACGATATACTAGTTTTTTCGTCAGATTTTGACGAGATTGCAAGGAACATGGTTAACGGTTACTACTTAACGTTTATTGGATATAGTTATCTTATAGAGAAAAAATGTGAAACTTTTGAGCAAAACGTTAGAAGAGCATTCTTAAAGATACTCTCCTATCAACCTGATACCCTTATCATGAAGAAATATGGGGCGTATGTATCATTAAAGATATCTAAAATGGCCTCCAAAATTGCCGACTGCCCTACTTGTGGAGACATAGAAAATTTAGATCGATATATGACAGATGCAGGTTTTAATCCTGGTTCTACAGCAGATATAATAGCTTCTTCAATCGCTCTTTATGATTTAGAGAGGTGGTACAGAAATAAGATTAGCTCTGGTATCTGGCTTCCCTTGCCAAAGGGATGTAATAGAGCAGGTAAATAA